From the genome of Monomorium pharaonis isolate MP-MQ-018 chromosome 1, ASM1337386v2, whole genome shotgun sequence:
ACGTAATAATCTTTTTGCtaaattctttacattttttccatAGTTTTCAATAAAGATTGTATCTTTCGTCGTTCCATCTTTCGATATAGTATtgatttcagaattttttttgcttctattttttatttcgatagTTGATGTGTTATTTATAACTCTGTCCATATCttgaagaaaattatagtaatttctTTCCTTTATCTGACTGTCCTTTTCATCGACTTCACTCTGAGATCCTTCGTTCGTCATGATTCTTCGTTCGTCAGATCTTCTTACTCGAATTTTTATCGGCAGTCCTTTCTCTTTGTTTAGATATTCGAGAGTTGCCTTGTAATCCTCGATCATTTTGCTCAATTGTTCTGGGTCCtcaattctgaaaattttctttcctcGTGTCAATATGTAAGGATCGCCATTGTCCGCGTGATGAGAAGAGTCTATATAGTCGACATCGATATCAACCCACCTTGGCTCCTCCACGTAGAATGGTTGTTGAATCTGCCAACCTTGATTGTGCGTATTACCATTTTTTCTTGAACAGTCTTCTTGTATGTCCGATTGTAGATTGCTTGCATTCTCATCTTCTTGTATGCCGATGGAGATTAAAACTCTCGGCTTAGCACTGTTAACTTTTGGCTTATTGGAAGATAAATCTCTCTGTGAAAATTGCGCCAAATCATGCTGCCTgcaatgaaattatatattatatctaattatatatatatatatatatatgtgtgtgtgtgtgtgtgtgtgtgtgtgtgtgtgtgtttgtgtgtgtgtgtgtgtcgttatattttaaatattttagcaaaacaataattttcatgagTAATTTGCCGCATTAATTTCAATTCgatcttttctaattttttatgaaaattttattattacatatacaccatttttagtattacgttggtaaagaattaaattacaaattttaaacaaaaatggaatataattaaagatgaATAGGATTATTAAGGATATTTCGTTATCTTTTTACGATTATCAAACGTATATTACACGattctttacttttatatGCTGTGTGAATTTCcgatatttgatttttgtaacagtattataaagttagaaattcagatatgtgtataaatatcgattttattaattattgctaaGTTACCTGATGACAGCCATTGGTAACTTTCTTGACTCACTAATAAATCGTGTGTCCGAAATTCGAGGAAATTGTCTGCTGTCATCATAACTTAAAGACTCCTCCACTTTGgaagaaatatctttccatGGTATTCGCTTTACTTTTCTATTCCATAGTTGCTTGTCGCAAAGCCATGTTGTCTTCATTCTTGGATGATTTTCCatcttaaagtaaaattatttttaatatgtatattttgtaacatttattattttatctttgattaagaatctttttttaacagttaattattaattattaaatcttaataaaacacAAAAGCATACGAGaacaattgtaatatattactctacaataaatcaattataaacgatattttatttaccaGAATATTTTCAGACACTGCTATTGATATTGCTAGCAAGATTATGGCtagtaatattttcttcattgctgaaagataaaaaatttaatttttacgtagtttacatttttactcaacattttaatttaacacaatgTGTAAAAAAGTCATGATAGTTATGTCACAGCAATCTTATCATTCTAAGAGTTTCTATTTATAgtaatagtatataaaaaatatttaatgttgttATAGTGTCTAAACAGTTAtccaattaataaattatataaatatcgatTATGAGGAGATCTAATTTTGTTCTAttctattttgttaattattgcgTATGAAAAGgtatacaaagtattttgttacattcagttaatgataagttattttgaaattctaatatagaaattttctaacaaataatttaaaaaaaattttcaattgatTTTACCAAATTAGCATCTTATGCGTTGTACAgacataaaatgtatattaattagagatttaacattaaaaaaaaattgctaatagCTTTGCAATTGTAATTGACATATGTTTTGGGCTATTATTATCGAAATGGATTTTCAatcgataaatatttgttgataaaaatagtgaaaattataattgcttATCTTGTCTTGTCTTGGCTTGACTTTTCTTAAAGAAACTGTTAATTAAGAGTCTTAAAAAGTATCTCTAGttgaattgtttataatataattgaaaatcacAATTTGTTGAAGAGTTACAAATTGCGAAAAAATTCACTGCTTTCTAAGCTAATTATTGGCATTCCTTACCTGTTGCGTTGTTCACCTGTTGGCGAGCGTTTTCGACGTTTACGAGTTTTCCGACTAGAATGGCGGTGAGCCGACTCTTGCCCAGATATTTATGTCCACTGGACGAAACTCCCGTGGGCCATCCCGTTGCGGTCGAAGGATTAGGCGGATTGCATGGGGAATTCGTTCACCTGGCGCGGATGCCCTCGCCAATCTACTCCGCCAACGAACGCAAACATCCTGACGTCCACGTCTCCTCGAGTCGTCGTCATAACGTTATGatacttattgttagaaatattatCGGTGCGAGAGAGGTAGTAGTCATAGAAGCAGCGCGGCAGAAAAAACTTACCCTGTTTTCTGTCCCGAGGGCACGTGGCAAACCCGAGGTTCGCAGTAGACGTAGTGTGTGATTGACTGACGTAGATATCTTCACGGTTGCACGAAAACACGACGGTGAATTCCAAATTGATTAAACGTTTCGTTGAATTGCATAGGATAAATCAGCAGgatttgataatttaacaaataattaattacattaggCGTAAGCGAAATGATTGTGACTTTTTTGTATATCCCTTTggtcttttattttcaaatttatcttaattgtggaaaaatctttatacataaaattacatacaaaatCTTAGTATCCTTACactgagataaaaaaatagttgcagtaattgataatattactgtaatttatagtcattttCGGActcaatcatatttttatagttattcaacaatataaattagtttgtttaaactagttattattacacataatatagtaataattactataaaaattatatttttaactataattattttactgcaattatagttgaaattgttacatatttttactcattgtatttttatatttgtaatttctaAACGTTATGCGTAATTTTTAGGTGCAAGAAGCGGAGCTAGTGTGAATACGAACTAACAAGTTAACAAAAATGGTATGAACTTGCAAGAATGCATTACGACGCATAAgtttttttgttcttatactatcttgaataaataaaatattgctaaaCAGAGCAAATGTATAAGCTTTTAggatatgtaaaatatgtatatatttgtgtttttttaatttattctaattttttaatatatcttttaaagaatttaaattatttgttattaataaacaattgaacatacatattacaattaattttaacatctCTAAatctacttattttatatagagatTCAGATTTCTCGGCGATGGCGATTGTCCAGACTGGTTGCTGGCGGAAATTAATACGCTTTCACGAAtggtattgttttattttatttctctctatGGATTATGTTTCTATACAATACttgtaataatgttatgttAGAATtcttgatataataattatataacaatataattaacataaaatatcttaatatttcttttcttacacAAGGAATGATATTGGGATATTAAAGAAAAGAGTCGtttaacattttgtttctagacttcaattaaaatgaaaatgctAGGTCAAGCAGTGGCTAAATATTTGACCGAAGGGGAACTTGATGTAAGTTCAAATCGCGATCTGTCGCTAAAAATAATTCGGTttgataattctttatttttattgcctacattaatataaagtcaattttctatttcatgtatacaataattctctttaattgaattatctgtacacaatttttttaggaggaaaaagtaaaaaaaatcacgcAAGACACCAAACTTGGTGCGTGTAACTTCATATTACTACTTCATAATTACCAAATTAAATGACGCaataaatagttaataagggaaaagaaaatataggCATCTATCTTATTTAGATGTAAGCGACGCGAAGGCAATGGTAGCTGCCCTCGAATTAATATTCACGTCTTCCGCCCGATATGGCGTTTCCGCCGCTGACTTGAGCAGCGAACTGCAACAATTGGGACTTCCACGAGAACATAGTACAGCTGTAGCGAGGCTTCATACAGATCACTGTTCCCAAATCACGATTGTTCTTTCATCTCAATCTTTAAGAGGTGTAAACTCTAGATTTTTATAAGactaatttgaaaaatatgtatggaataagataacaatttttgaaaaaatcttaGCTGATCAAAATCtgttaaaactatatttttatatttattatttctgacaatattttatttattgaatgttTTGGTTTACGCAAAAATTTACTTgcaacttttacattttagtCAATCGCTTATCCTCTATCGAAGTTCTACCTTGCGACAGCTCGTCGCCTGTTTCTGCCATAACATTAAAACTGAAGAAAATAGATGGAAAAGAGGAAGATACcactataaatatatctaaagaTGATGTGCAAATGTTATTAAAgggtataaaaatttagttttaaaaaatttgtagcaGTGGCTAGTAGCTTTTTTTCTGagattactttattataagaaatctattatgaattttcaacttggttatacattttataaccaaagatgtttttttttttcagaattgaAAAGAGCACGTGCGCTAATGGAAAAtctgtgaaatattaaatagaataacaaTAGTtgcattattttgtaatataattattactgatttactaatgtgaaaatatttgctatttaTAAATGAACATGCCTTattgaaagtaaaattttattcttttcaggCCCTTCTAATTTCTGTTTCCTAAATTGATCAGAGGAATTGAGGAAAATCAAGCGCAGATTAAGCTGATCATcgaataatttacttttattctcTTAGTAAATGAATATACAAAGTTTACATTTAGTTTAGTGGTTTATATGATGCattgaataatattgataCGTTATGACGATAATAATGTCGCAGTTAATAATCACGCTTGTCATTCTTCCCTCTGCCTTTGTTGCGTTTATACACGTATTTGAGCACGATGTGTTCAAAGAGAACATATTGAATCTAAAGTATCGAAGTT
Proteins encoded in this window:
- the LOC105833217 gene encoding COMM domain-containing protein 4 isoform X1, whose product is MRFRFLGDGDCPDWLLAEINTLSRMTSIKMKMLGQAVAKYLTEGELDEEKVKKITQDTKLDVSDAKAMVAALELIFTSSARYGVSAADLSSELQQLGLPREHSTAVARLHTDHCSQITIVLSSQSLRVNRLSSIEVLPCDSSSPVSAITLKLKKIDGKEEDTTINISKDDVQMLLKELKRARALMENL
- the LOC105833216 gene encoding uncharacterized protein LOC105833216 isoform X1 is translated as MKKILLAIILLAISIAVSENILMENHPRMKTTWLCDKQLWNRKVKRIPWKDISSKVEESLSYDDSRQFPRISDTRFISESRKLPMAVIRQHDLAQFSQRDLSSNKPKVNSAKPRVLISIGIQEDENASNLQSDIQEDCSRKNGNTHNQGWQIQQPFYVEEPRWVDIDVDYIDSSHHADNGDPYILTRGKKIFRIEDPEQLSKMIEDYKATLEYLNKEKGLPIKIRVRRSDERRIMTNEGSQSEVDEKDSQIKERNYYNFLQDMDRVINNTSTIEIKNRSKKNSEINTISKDGTTKDTIFIENYGKNVKNLAKRLLRGSKSINENQISANDIMTDFVEEKQEIQRKDISNDIENGSSKIAKIAQVEKFNNNKSHYVINKRNKRSILSKNQELYGIYKDDANSKTDVEKNETYKQNIPGMKLETKEETKNEEDKFESNKDHIGDSQLTSESNSKNSETKISRNREKRNVCKNCKLVKLQYQQDEWLKNIEKKIRESLSLERRDKHSDILERLSQSEPYIISRGKKAPQDFEKDNFSLMSNSRYANNDESYAKMMTLPIEEGLLRMLLMRTSRCNNNNCDIIENWLSDEQLSPRDRRGTLDEIFAAYDPYYVARGKRTN
- the LOC105833217 gene encoding COMM domain-containing protein 4 isoform X2; this translates as MRFRFLGDGDCPDWLLAEINTLSRMEEKVKKITQDTKLDVSDAKAMVAALELIFTSSARYGVSAADLSSELQQLGLPREHSTAVARLHTDHCSQITIVLSSQSLRVNRLSSIEVLPCDSSSPVSAITLKLKKIDGKEEDTTINISKDDVQMLLKELKRARALMENL